From a region of the Nonlabens sp. Hel1_33_55 genome:
- a CDS encoding SMP-30/gluconolactonase/LRE family protein, translated as MKYLFVLIFLPFISCKNKMVETKPKEVRTYQAEVAYEYNAQLGEGALWDAATQRLYWIDIFGKELHVFDPATSTDKTYDTGSVVGTVVSVNDEKVLVALVEGIYSIDLNTGAVELFSDTTDTEVPGRFNDGKVDPNGNFWVGSMPWDQEARTGKLYKIDAEGNATVMLTGIGISNGIVWTKDKSTMYYIDTKLNNVRAFDYDMNTSTISNERVIITVPEELGNPDGMAIDANDQLWIGLWNGNAVAHYDPKSGKLISKIEVPAHNVTSCAFGGENLDQLFITTASLDMTDEEMEKYPLAGSIFTIKPGVRGVEAKTFGKMK; from the coding sequence ATGAAATATTTATTTGTTCTCATCTTTTTGCCATTCATTTCTTGCAAAAACAAAATGGTAGAAACAAAACCCAAAGAAGTAAGAACTTATCAAGCGGAAGTAGCTTACGAATACAACGCGCAATTAGGTGAAGGCGCCTTGTGGGATGCTGCCACTCAAAGGCTTTATTGGATCGATATTTTTGGAAAGGAACTGCATGTTTTTGATCCAGCAACGAGCACTGATAAAACCTATGATACAGGTTCTGTGGTTGGAACTGTGGTTTCGGTTAATGATGAGAAAGTATTGGTGGCTTTGGTAGAAGGTATCTATAGCATTGATTTAAATACAGGAGCTGTCGAATTATTCTCGGACACAACAGACACGGAAGTTCCCGGGCGTTTCAATGACGGTAAAGTGGATCCCAATGGAAATTTCTGGGTAGGTTCTATGCCATGGGATCAAGAGGCTAGGACTGGAAAGCTATATAAGATCGATGCTGAAGGAAACGCAACGGTGATGCTCACTGGCATTGGGATTTCTAATGGTATCGTCTGGACTAAGGATAAGTCTACCATGTATTACATTGATACCAAACTTAACAATGTACGAGCCTTTGATTATGATATGAATACCAGCACAATCAGTAATGAACGTGTGATCATCACAGTTCCAGAAGAGTTGGGTAATCCAGATGGAATGGCCATTGATGCTAATGACCAATTGTGGATAGGCTTATGGAATGGAAATGCCGTAGCTCATTATGATCCCAAATCAGGTAAACTAATTTCTAAAATTGAGGTGCCTGCGCATAATGTAACTTCATGTGCTTTTGGTGGTGAAAATCTAGATCAGCTTTTTATTACAACAGCAAGCTTAGACATGACCGATGAAGAAATGGAAAAATATCCACTGGCTGGTTCAATTTTTACCATAAAACCTGGAGTTCGCGGTGTAGAAGCTAAAACTTTTGGGAAGATGAAATAA
- a CDS encoding dihydrofolate reductase, translating into MFGSNKKSGRAIDPDQKEMIENARLRIKQKRGLFTHFVVFLIGSVGLIVVGVRQDSVEGSPMLQRESLLETDWWIWVIMLWFLILAYHAFNVFITKRILGPEWEKRQYEQLVQKQVDRIQKLQVKVDKNHPLPDVKLDNPMAPLPKAKVITMIAAAGENQELGKNGEMVWHLPDDFKRFKALTTGHTIIMGRKTFDSFDKPLPNRTHIVVTRDKGYKSNDAIIVHDMKTALAAAGNDSNPFIIGGGEIYSLGMPFSNKIELTRVHGTFDADAYFPRIDKSKWNLIKTESHGTDERHKYSFDYETWERVSS; encoded by the coding sequence ATGTTTGGTAGCAATAAAAAATCTGGAAGAGCAATTGATCCCGATCAAAAGGAGATGATTGAAAATGCACGTTTGCGTATTAAGCAAAAACGTGGGCTGTTTACTCATTTTGTAGTTTTCCTGATAGGTTCTGTAGGCTTAATTGTTGTAGGCGTGCGTCAGGATTCCGTTGAAGGAAGTCCTATGTTACAAAGAGAGTCATTACTTGAAACAGATTGGTGGATTTGGGTTATAATGCTTTGGTTTCTTATTTTGGCTTATCATGCTTTCAACGTGTTTATCACAAAACGCATTTTGGGTCCAGAATGGGAAAAAAGGCAGTATGAACAATTGGTTCAAAAGCAGGTAGATAGAATTCAGAAACTACAAGTCAAGGTGGATAAGAATCATCCATTGCCTGATGTAAAACTTGACAACCCCATGGCACCTCTTCCAAAGGCTAAAGTAATAACTATGATTGCCGCAGCTGGCGAAAATCAAGAACTTGGTAAAAACGGAGAAATGGTCTGGCATTTACCAGATGATTTTAAAAGATTTAAGGCTCTAACAACTGGTCATACTATCATCATGGGACGTAAAACCTTTGATAGCTTTGACAAGCCATTACCTAACAGGACGCATATTGTGGTTACTAGAGATAAAGGTTATAAAAGCAATGATGCGATTATCGTTCACGATATGAAAACAGCTCTTGCTGCGGCAGGCAATGATAGCAATCCATTTATTATAGGTGGTGGAGAGATCTATTCTTTAGGAATGCCTTTCTCTAATAAAATTGAACTTACCAGAGTCCACGGCACCTTTGACGCAGATGCTTATTTCCCTAGAATAGACAAATCCAAATGGAACCTGATAAAAACCGAATCTCACGGTACTGATGAGCGTCACAAGTACTCCTTTGATTACGAGACTTGGGAGCGGGTTTCTAGTTAA
- the odhB gene encoding 2-oxoglutarate dehydrogenase complex dihydrolipoyllysine-residue succinyltransferase, translated as MALEMKVPSPGESITEVEIAEWLVADGDWVEKDQAIAEVDSDKATLELPAEASGIITLKAEEGDAVAVGAVVCLIDTEAENPNAGGSKDKKSDDDENEEDAKDAPSSMGKGDEGGGYGGKPEQEIAKKDEKTEDKKNSQKAPPPAEAKEKTYASGTPSPAAKKALDEKGIDAKDVQGTGRDGRITKDDAFKAEGKPSMGTPGAGSRGESRSRLSMLRRKVAERLVSVKNETAMLTTFNEADMHAIFALRTEYKDAFKAKHGVGLGFMSFFTKAVVRALDQYPAVNSMIDDKEMITYDYKDISIAVSGPKGLMVPVIRNAENLSFRGVEQEVKRLALRARDGDITVDEMTGGTFTITNGGVFGSMMSTPIINPPQSAILGMHNIIERPVVIDGDIVARPMMYLAVSYDHRIIDGKESVGFLVAIKEALENPIELLMDNDVKKALEL; from the coding sequence ATGGCTCTAGAAATGAAAGTGCCCTCACCGGGCGAGTCGATTACAGAAGTAGAAATAGCAGAATGGTTAGTTGCCGATGGTGACTGGGTTGAAAAAGACCAAGCCATTGCAGAGGTTGATAGCGACAAGGCGACACTGGAATTACCAGCAGAAGCTAGCGGTATCATTACCTTGAAAGCAGAAGAAGGAGACGCTGTAGCCGTAGGTGCTGTAGTTTGTCTCATAGACACTGAAGCTGAAAATCCTAACGCTGGAGGATCCAAAGACAAAAAATCTGACGATGATGAAAATGAGGAAGATGCTAAAGATGCACCATCCTCAATGGGTAAAGGCGATGAAGGCGGCGGTTATGGCGGTAAACCAGAACAGGAAATAGCTAAAAAAGACGAAAAAACAGAAGACAAAAAGAATTCTCAAAAAGCACCACCACCAGCAGAAGCAAAAGAAAAAACATATGCAAGTGGTACACCTAGTCCAGCAGCTAAAAAAGCTTTGGATGAAAAAGGGATCGATGCTAAGGATGTTCAAGGAACTGGTCGCGATGGGAGAATTACAAAAGACGATGCTTTTAAAGCAGAAGGGAAACCATCCATGGGAACTCCAGGAGCTGGATCACGTGGTGAATCCCGTTCCAGACTTTCTATGTTGCGCCGTAAAGTAGCAGAGCGTCTAGTAAGTGTCAAGAATGAAACAGCAATGCTAACCACCTTTAACGAGGCTGACATGCATGCGATTTTTGCGCTAAGAACAGAATATAAAGATGCTTTTAAAGCTAAACATGGAGTAGGCTTAGGATTTATGTCCTTCTTTACAAAAGCAGTAGTCAGAGCACTGGACCAATATCCAGCGGTTAATTCCATGATCGATGATAAGGAAATGATCACTTATGATTACAAGGATATTTCCATAGCAGTTTCTGGACCTAAAGGTCTAATGGTTCCTGTTATTAGAAATGCAGAAAACCTATCTTTTAGAGGTGTGGAGCAGGAAGTGAAGCGACTCGCATTAAGAGCACGCGATGGAGACATCACCGTGGACGAAATGACTGGAGGAACATTCACCATCACCAATGGTGGAGTTTTTGGTAGTATGATGAGCACACCAATTATCAATCCACCGCAGAGTGCGATCCTAGGAATGCACAATATTATCGAGCGACCAGTAGTCATTGATGGCGACATAGTTGCACGTCCTATGATGTACCTAGCCGTTTCTTATGACCATAGAATCATTGATGGTAAGGAATCTGTTGGATTCTTGGTTGCGATCAAGGAAGCTTTGGAAAATCCAATTGAACTGTTGATGGATAATGACGTGAAGAAGGCATTGGAATTATAG
- the fabD gene encoding ACP S-malonyltransferase yields the protein MKAYVFPGQGAQFTGMGKDLYDNFDEAKELFHKANEILGFDISRIMFEGTADELKETKVTQPAVFLHSVILAKVMGDVFTPDMVAGHSLGELSALTAIGSLSFEDGLRIVSERAIAMQAACELQASTMAAILGLEDDAIEKVCRETSGVVVAANYNCPGQLVISGEIPAVEAACKVLKEKGAKRALVLPVGGAFHSPLMEPARERLAKAIDATEFEKPICPIYQNVTNLATTATDDIITNLIYQLTAPVKWTQSIQEMIKDGATEFIEVGPGKALQGMIGKIDRNIPVSQASV from the coding sequence ATGAAAGCATACGTATTTCCAGGTCAAGGAGCCCAATTTACAGGAATGGGTAAAGACCTCTATGATAATTTTGACGAAGCCAAAGAGCTATTTCACAAGGCCAACGAGATCCTGGGATTTGACATCTCTAGAATCATGTTTGAAGGTACTGCTGATGAACTCAAGGAAACAAAGGTGACGCAGCCTGCGGTGTTTTTGCATTCGGTTATTCTGGCTAAAGTCATGGGAGATGTATTTACTCCAGATATGGTGGCAGGTCATAGTTTGGGTGAGCTTAGTGCCTTGACCGCGATAGGCTCATTGAGCTTTGAAGATGGATTAAGAATTGTAAGTGAGCGAGCTATCGCGATGCAAGCTGCTTGTGAACTCCAGGCAAGTACGATGGCTGCTATCTTAGGTCTAGAAGATGATGCGATTGAGAAAGTTTGTCGTGAAACAAGTGGAGTTGTAGTAGCAGCAAACTATAATTGTCCAGGTCAGCTGGTTATTTCTGGTGAAATTCCAGCGGTTGAGGCAGCATGTAAGGTGCTTAAAGAAAAAGGAGCAAAAAGAGCGTTGGTGCTACCTGTAGGTGGTGCTTTCCACTCGCCGCTTATGGAACCAGCTAGGGAACGTCTTGCTAAGGCTATTGATGCCACTGAATTTGAAAAACCAATCTGTCCTATTTATCAAAATGTCACTAACCTAGCCACTACAGCGACTGATGACATTATAACAAACCTCATCTACCAACTTACCGCGCCCGTAAAATGGACACAATCCATTCAGGAAATGATTAAAGACGGTGCGACTGAGTTTATAGAAGTTGGCCCTGGAAAAGCACTTCAAGGAATGATTGGTAAGATTGATCGCAATATTCCTGTCAGTCAGGCGAGTGTTTAA
- a CDS encoding 2-oxoglutarate dehydrogenase E1 component, with product MDKFSFLNAAHTAFFAQLYDEYLVNPDRVEPSWRAFFQGFDFGMESAGDGDVQVVYEDRGETKTVDVSEKMRKEFEVVQLIDGYRTRGHLFTKTNPVRERRKYEPSLELSNFGLSDSDLNTEFESGELIGLGKTTLKAIVNHLKQVYCESIGVEYMYVRSPEQLKWIQSWLHRNNNHPEFDKSEKLQILKKLNEAVSFESFLHTKYVGQKRFSLEGNESLIPALDSLIENAANNGVNQFVLGMAHRGRLNVLSNIFGKPVSDIFSEFDGKDYEQDIFDGDVKYHLGYTSKRKTDNGNQININIVPNPSHLETVGAVVEGIARAKQDMHTPNDFSKVLPIVLHGDAAIAGQGIVYEVVQMAKLDAYKTAGTIHLVVNNQVGFTTNYLDARSSTYCTDIAKVTLSPVLHVNADDAEAVVHAMKFAFEYRMQFQSDVFIDLLGYRKYGHNEGDEPRFTQPQLYKAISKHENPRDIYADKLLKAGVIEEGAVDEMEKTYKDKLEDQLATSRKQENTVITPFMQDEWEGYESADAEQMMKVVKSGVKKKTLEEITKTISTLPKDENFIRKIKKIVESRQQMWDDDKLDWAMGEHLAYGSLMLEGYNVRMSGQDVERGTFSHRHAVVKSENHEHEFILHNFLDADGIMEIYNSHLSEYGVVGFEYGYAMAQPETLTIWEAQFGDFSNGAQIMIDQYISAGEDKWKNQNGLVMLLPHGYEGQGAEHSSARMERYLQLCARDNMWMANCTTPANMFHLLRRQMLVNYRKPLVVFTPKSLLRSPRAVSSVNEFVKGHFQEVIDVDGDAFAKAKTLVFTSGKFYYDLLEYREEHDRSDVALVRVEQLFPLPVDQIKKVIKKYGSKDVVWAQEEPRNMGAYSHLMLHMPETRTWRVCSRNMYAAPASGSSTRSKARQARVIEDVFNTNK from the coding sequence ATGGATAAATTTTCTTTTCTAAATGCAGCTCACACTGCATTCTTTGCACAACTTTACGATGAATACTTAGTCAATCCTGATCGTGTGGAGCCCTCATGGCGCGCATTCTTTCAAGGGTTTGATTTTGGAATGGAGTCTGCTGGTGACGGCGATGTACAAGTAGTATATGAAGATAGAGGCGAGACTAAAACCGTAGACGTATCTGAAAAGATGCGCAAGGAGTTTGAAGTCGTTCAACTTATTGATGGTTATAGAACCCGTGGGCACTTGTTTACAAAAACGAACCCAGTTAGGGAACGCCGCAAGTATGAGCCTAGTTTAGAACTTTCCAATTTTGGATTGTCAGATTCAGATTTGAATACAGAATTTGAATCTGGTGAGTTGATAGGTCTTGGCAAAACAACGCTCAAGGCTATTGTCAACCACTTGAAACAAGTGTATTGTGAGAGTATTGGAGTTGAGTACATGTATGTGCGCTCTCCAGAACAACTCAAATGGATACAAAGCTGGTTGCACCGCAATAACAATCATCCAGAATTCGATAAATCAGAGAAATTACAGATACTTAAGAAACTCAATGAAGCAGTTTCTTTTGAATCTTTTTTACATACTAAGTATGTTGGACAGAAGCGTTTCTCCTTAGAAGGAAACGAATCACTGATTCCAGCACTAGATAGCTTGATTGAAAATGCTGCCAACAATGGTGTCAACCAGTTTGTATTGGGAATGGCGCACCGTGGTCGTTTAAATGTTTTGAGTAACATTTTCGGTAAGCCTGTTTCTGATATATTTTCAGAATTTGACGGTAAGGACTATGAGCAGGACATTTTTGATGGTGACGTAAAATATCACTTGGGCTACACTAGTAAGCGCAAGACTGACAATGGCAACCAGATCAATATCAATATTGTTCCCAACCCATCACACTTGGAAACAGTTGGAGCTGTTGTAGAAGGTATTGCGAGAGCAAAACAAGATATGCATACACCAAACGACTTTTCTAAGGTGTTGCCTATTGTACTTCATGGAGATGCAGCCATTGCAGGTCAAGGGATCGTTTATGAAGTGGTTCAGATGGCAAAATTAGATGCCTATAAAACCGCAGGTACAATTCACTTAGTAGTGAATAACCAGGTAGGTTTTACAACTAATTATCTAGATGCAAGATCCAGTACCTATTGTACTGACATCGCAAAAGTGACACTATCACCAGTACTTCACGTAAATGCAGATGATGCAGAAGCTGTGGTACACGCTATGAAGTTTGCTTTTGAATATAGAATGCAGTTCCAGAGTGATGTATTTATTGACCTTCTGGGTTATAGAAAATACGGTCACAATGAAGGTGATGAACCTAGATTCACACAGCCACAATTGTACAAGGCGATTAGTAAGCATGAGAATCCGCGAGATATCTATGCTGACAAATTGCTGAAAGCTGGAGTGATTGAAGAAGGTGCCGTTGATGAAATGGAGAAGACTTATAAGGATAAGTTGGAAGATCAATTGGCAACCTCCAGAAAACAAGAGAATACAGTAATAACTCCATTCATGCAAGATGAATGGGAAGGTTATGAAAGCGCAGATGCTGAACAGATGATGAAAGTCGTTAAGTCTGGCGTCAAGAAAAAGACCTTAGAAGAGATTACCAAAACCATATCCACCTTACCTAAGGATGAGAACTTCATCCGTAAGATCAAGAAGATCGTAGAATCCCGTCAGCAAATGTGGGATGATGATAAACTCGACTGGGCGATGGGTGAACACCTAGCCTATGGATCATTAATGCTGGAAGGCTACAACGTGAGAATGAGCGGTCAGGATGTAGAACGTGGTACATTTTCACACCGTCATGCGGTAGTGAAATCAGAGAATCACGAACACGAATTTATACTCCACAACTTCCTCGATGCAGATGGTATTATGGAGATCTATAACTCACACCTTTCAGAATATGGAGTGGTAGGTTTTGAGTACGGTTATGCCATGGCACAACCAGAAACATTGACCATTTGGGAAGCTCAGTTTGGAGATTTCTCAAACGGTGCACAGATCATGATTGACCAGTACATCAGTGCTGGTGAGGATAAGTGGAAGAACCAGAATGGACTGGTCATGTTATTGCCTCATGGTTATGAAGGTCAAGGTGCAGAGCATTCCAGTGCCCGCATGGAGCGTTATTTACAACTATGCGCGCGAGATAATATGTGGATGGCAAACTGTACCACACCAGCAAATATGTTTCACCTGTTGAGACGCCAGATGTTGGTCAACTACCGCAAGCCACTCGTTGTGTTTACACCTAAGTCGTTGTTGAGAAGCCCACGTGCAGTAAGCTCTGTTAATGAGTTTGTGAAAGGTCATTTTCAAGAAGTTATTGATGTAGATGGTGACGCTTTCGCGAAAGCGAAAACCCTAGTATTCACAAGTGGTAAATTCTACTATGATCTATTGGAATATAGAGAAGAACACGACCGCAGTGACGTTGCACTAGTAAGAGTAGAACAATTGTTCCCACTACCAGTGGATCAAATCAAGAAAGTCATCAAGAAGTACGGCTCCAAGGATGTCGTATGGGCGCAGGAAGAACCACGCAACATGGGAGCTTATTCCCACTTGATGCTACACATGCCAGAAACCAGAACATGGCGCGTGTGCTCCAGAAACATGTATGCCGCACCAGCCAGCGGAAGCTCAACGAGATCCAAGGCAAGACAGGCACGAGTAATAGAAGACGTATTTAATACCAACAAATAG